The Arthrobacter sp. D5-1 genome segment GGAGCACCGGCGGGCGGCAACGATGTCCGGCTGAGTTCGGGCCTGGTGTCCTCCCGCCGCAGGTTCAGCCTCCGCAAGGGATCCGGACGGAAGCGCAGCAGCCAGCGCGTCACGGGCCATCCGGTCCTGCGGGCCGACTCCCTCTTGAAGGACCGCTGGACTGCATCCACCACCACCGGCACGTTGGCCGCCGTCGCCAGTTCAGACGCAAGCCGCGCCTTGGCGCCTGCAGTGATGCCGCGGGCTTCACCGTCGCCGGACGCTTCGGCGAGTTCCGCGCCGGCTTTGACGACGTCGGCCGCCAGCCTCCGCGTTGTTGCCTCGCGTTGGACCACGACGTTCCTGATGGCAGCACGGACGGCAGGGACGCCGTCGCCGGTTAAAGCTGAGGCACCCACCACGCGGACTGTCCCCAGCCCGTCACGCTCCAGGATGCCCTCCAGTGATTGCATCACCGCAGAAGCATCCGCTGCGTTGAGCCTGTCCACCTGGTTCAGCACCACCAGGGTGACGGCGCCGTGGGAGGCCATGGGCCGAAGGAAGTCATTATGCACGGCGGCATCAGCGTACTTTTGCGGGTCCAGGACCCAGACGAGTACATCCACCATGCCCACCATGCGCTGGGCGATCTCCCGGTTTTCCACCCTGGTGGAGTCGAAGTCCGGCAGGTCAAGGAGGACCAGGCCCGTGTCTGCGTCGGCCAGCCCCGGGACAGGTGGCAACGTATGCCGTTCCTTGACGTCCAGCCAGTCGAGCAACGGGCCGCTGCCGTCCTCACCCCAAATTCCCGCCAGGGGCGCTGAAGTCGTGGGGCGTCGTGCTGTCGCGGTGGCGAGCCCGCTGCCGGACACGGCGTTGAACAATGAAGACTTACCGCTGCCCGTGGCCCCGAAAAAACCCACCACGGTGTGGCCGGCCGACAATGAACGCCTGGAGGTGGCACGCTCCAGGACGTCGTAGACAGATTGCAGGTTCTCGTCCGGAAGCACGCCTTCAGCGAGTTCACGGGCCGTATTCAGCGCCTCGAGCCGCCGCTGCAGTTGGGATGCCTCGCGCACCTGGCCGTGGCGGCTCATGCGGCCCCCGCCAGGCGGCGGAGGATCTTGGCGTGCTGGGCCAGCTGGTTTCCTGAGCTTGGATGTGCCGCTTCAAGGCGGTCGAGGAAACGCAGCCGTTCATCGTCCAGCAGCCGTTGGCACTGCGTATGCAGGTCATCCCGCGCCTGCTGCGCCAGGCGACGCACGGCGTCCTCGCCGAATACGGCTTCCAACAGCTTCTGGCCGACTACCGCCGTGCCGCCGGCGATGCCAATCTCCAGCCCGCTCAAGCCTGCGGTCATGGAGAACACCACCACCATGAGCGCAGCGCCCAGGCCGTTGACGCCAAAGGACAACCAACGGGCCTGGGTCCGTTTCCCCTGCCCCTGGGTGCGGATCATCTCCATCAGGCCTTCCTGCCAGGTCCGAATGGCAGCGGCAGATTTCGCGTCGAAACCCTCGCTGGTCCCTGAAAGATCATCAGAGCCAAGGAGGTGGCGGCCCGCAGCGTCAGCACGCCAGCGCCGGTCCACGTTTTCTGCTGCAGTGGCGGCCTCGTCCAGGATTACTGCCTGAAGTCCGGTCTCGATGGCGGTCTCCACCTTCACCGCGGGAGCCGGCTCTCCGCGGAAGAAAGCGCCCACACGGTCCCGCATACGCCCGATGTTTTGCTCCAATGCCCGGAAGAATTCTCCAGTGCCCACAAAGTCCTGCCATCGCGCCAGTACCTCACCGCGGAGCAGTGCACCGTCCTTGGTGGCCGCAAGAATGCGGGAAAGGGCCAGCTCATACTCCTGGACGCAGGTGGTCTGGAGTTCGTGCGCAGCAGCATCCTGGGCTGATGCCGCTGCGGCGATGCCCTCCAAGCGGACGCTGACGGCTTTGACAGCTCCATTAAGAGTCCGCCGTGCGACGTCCG includes the following:
- a CDS encoding GTPase: MSRHGQVREASQLQRRLEALNTARELAEGVLPDENLQSVYDVLERATSRRSLSAGHTVVGFFGATGSGKSSLFNAVSGSGLATATARRPTTSAPLAGIWGEDGSGPLLDWLDVKERHTLPPVPGLADADTGLVLLDLPDFDSTRVENREIAQRMVGMVDVLVWVLDPQKYADAAVHNDFLRPMASHGAVTLVVLNQVDRLNAADASAVMQSLEGILERDGLGTVRVVGASALTGDGVPAVRAAIRNVVVQREATTRRLAADVVKAGAELAEASGDGEARGITAGAKARLASELATAANVPVVVDAVQRSFKRESARRTGWPVTRWLLRFRPDPLRRLNLRREDTRPELSRTSLPPAGAPERARTDAAVRDFADDASAGAPGPWRAAIRAVARDGREQLPDALDQAIAGTDLKATQRPLWWALFNTLQWLALVLAVGGLGWLGVLAALGYFQMPVPEVPRTEGWPWPTLMVAGGVGLGIVLAITGRILGGWAARIRASGAAKRLKSAVASVAEQRIVEPVEVEITRLKAFNAALKAARSK